From Erigeron canadensis isolate Cc75 chromosome 8, C_canadensis_v1, whole genome shotgun sequence, one genomic window encodes:
- the LOC122611203 gene encoding miraculin-like produces the protein MKITTLLSLAFIYSVFPASSALDSVLDITGKNLHSGTNYYIMPAARGGGIILGPTGVNKTCPLGIAQLQTNKYGLPLTFTPVNPKKRIIRLSTDVNIKFSGHTNCNKSNIWKLKYDEVMRQYFVKVGGVEGNPGRETLDNWFKIEKAENGYKLVFCPTVCNFCKVLCRDVGIFVDDNGKRRLALSYVPFSVIFIAK, from the coding sequence ATGAAGATAACCACCTTGCTTTCACTTGCATTCATCTACTCTGTCTTCCCAGCCAGTTCAGCTCTCGATTCTGTGCTAGACATTACTGGAAAAAACCTACATTCAGGAACCAACTACTATATTATGCCAGCTGCTAGAGGCGGCGGTATCATACTGGGCCCAACTGGCGTAAATAAAACATGCCCCCTTGGGATTGCACAACTACAAACCAACAAGTATGGACTCCCATTGACTTTCACTCCAGTCAACCCTAAGAAACGCATTATTCGCCTCTCCACTGATGTTAACATCAAATTCTCCGGCCACACAAACTGTAACAAGTCAAATATATGGAAGCTCAAATATGATGAAGTTATGCGGCAGTATTTTGTGAAGGTGGGAGGTGTAGAAGGAAACCCGGGAAGGGAAACACTTGATAACTGGTTTAAGATCGAGAAAGCAGAGAACGGATATAAGCTTGTTTTCTGCCCTACCGTCTGCAACTTCTGTAAAGTTTTATGCCGGGATGTTGGAATATTTGTAGACGACAATGGAAAGAGACGGTTGGCACTTAGTTATGTTCCCTTTTCTGTAATCTTCATTGCTAAGTAA
- the LOC122611202 gene encoding ATP-dependent Clp protease proteolytic subunit-related protein 2, chloroplastic — MGALSLNSITCSSYLHPSPPPLSCGEKVFVGLRLQSPNSYGISRPNLSAELHKKIHKSIEPRVGIKPARGRITMMPIGTPRVPYRVPGEGTWQWVDLWNALYRERVIFIGQNIDEEFSNQILATMLYLDSVDNSKRMYMYINGPGGDLTPSMAIYDTMQSLQSPIGTHCVGYAYNLAGFLLAAGEKGQRFAMPLSRIALESPAGAARGQADDIQNEANELLRIRDYLFKELAQKTGQPVEQVHKDLSRIKRFNAQEALDYGLIDRIVRPPRIKADAPRKEAGTGLG; from the exons atggGGGCGCTGTCTCTCAATTCCATAACCTGTTCTTCATATTTGCACCCTTCTCCCCCTCCTCTCag TTGCGGGGAAAAGGTTTTCGTTGGATTAAGGCTTCAATCTCCTA ATTCTTATGGAATTTCTAGACCTAATTTGAGTGCCGAGTTGcacaaaaaaattcataaaagcaTCGAGCCCAG GGTTGGCATTAAACCAGCACGGGGCCGCATCACTATGATGCCTATCGGGACTCCAAGAGTTCCCTATAGGGTTCCCGGCGAAGGAACCTGGCAGTGGGTCGATTTATGGAATGCCCTT TATCGTGAACGTGTTATCTTTATTGGCCAAAATATAGATGAAGAATTCAGTAACCAAATACTGGCAACTATGCTGTACCTTGATAGCGTTGACAATTCCAAAAGAATGTATATGTACATTAATGGCCCCGGTGGTGAT CTTACACCAAGTATGGCCATCTATGACACGATGCAAAGCTTGCAAAGTCCCATTGGTACCCACTGTGTCGGATATGCATATAATCTTGCTGGCTTTCTCCTTGCTGCCGGAGAGAAG GGTCAACGCTTTGCAATGCCACTTTCAAGAATTGCTTTAGAGTCGCCGGCTGGAGCAGCTCGTGGTCAG GCTGATGATATTCAAAATGAGGCGAATGAGCTTCTCAGAATTAGAGATTATCTTTTCAAGGAGTTGGCTCAAAAGACCGGGCAACCCGTGGAACAG GTTCACAAGGACTTAAGCCGGATTAAGCGCTTCAATGCTCAGGAGGCATTGGATTATGGACTCATTGATCGAATCGTCAGGCCTCCCCGTATAAAAGCTGATGCACCAAGAAAAGAGGCTGGTACAGGTCTCGGTTAA
- the LOC122611201 gene encoding methylsterol monooxygenase 1-2-like — MLPYSSLQEAETAIGRSLTTAETLWFKYSANKSDYVLYCHNIPLIFFLTTFLPLVYVVIEYLFPDYAASYKIQPKIKVSLYDNFKVYLGVMRTFILLVVPILLASHPSIQMIGIRTSLPLPSLMEIASQLLVYFLIEDYTNYWIHRFFHCKWMYENIHVVHHEFTAPTGFATQHAHWIEILVFGIPSFLGPSIAPGHMVTFLLWLALRQFEAVENHSGYDFPWTYKKLIPFSAGAEYHDYHHYVGEKSQSNFAPIFTYCDYLYGTDKGYRYRKKLLQLKDGSKSDVRLQNGGTYAYETGVKKE; from the exons atgttgCCTTACTCCTCCTTGCAAGAGGCTGAAACTGCGATTGGTCGATCTCTCACCACTGCGGAAACCTTATGGTTCAAGTACTCTGCCAACAAGTCCGACTACGTCCTCTACTGCCACAACATTCCCTTAATTTTCTTCCTAACAACTTTCTTACCTCTCGTCTATGTGGTTATCGAATATCTCTTTCCTGATTATGCTGCCTCTTACAAGATCCAACCCAAGATTAAAGTTTCTTTATATGACAACTTCAAAGTTTACTTGGGTGTAATGCGAACATTTATCCTCTTGGTCGTACCCATACTACTCGCCTCTCATCCTTCTATCCAA ATGATTGGTATTCGAACAAGCTTGCCCTTACCGTCGCTAATGGAGATTGCGTCTCAATTGCTCGTCTACTTTCTTATTGAGGACTACACCAATTATTGGATCCATAGATTTTTTCACTGCAAGTGGATGTATGAGAATATTCATGTTGTTCATCACGAATTCACGGCACCTACGGGGTTTGCTACCCAGCATGCACACTGGATTGAGATTTTGGTGTTTGGGATTCCATCTTTTTTGGGTCCTTCCATTGCTCCGGGACACATGGTTACATTCTTGTTGTGGCTTGCCTTGAGGCAGTTTGAGGCTGTCGAGAATCACAGTGG aTACGACTTTCCGTGGACATATAAGAAATTGATCCCATTCTCTGCTGGTGCGGAATATCATGACTATCACCATTACGTTGGAGAGAAGAGCCAAAGCAACTTTGCACCTATCTTTACCTACTGTGACTACCTATATGGAACAGACAAG GGCTACAGGTACCGTAAGAAACTTCTGCAG TTAAAAGATGGCTCAAAAAGCGACGTTAGGCTGCAAAATGGTGGAACATATGCTTATGAAACAGGTGTGAAAAAGGAGTGA